From Sporolactobacillus pectinivorans:
CGCTTGATAACGGTCAGGATGTTATCCTGGAAATCGAAGTTCAGGGCGCACTGCAGGTCAAACGGCGTTTTCCAGAGGCATTGTTTATTTTTCTGGCGCCTCCAGATCTTAAAGAGTTGAAGAAGAGAATTATCGGCAGAGGAACAGAGCCGGCAGACCTGATCGAAAGCAGAATGACGGTCGCCCGGTCGGAAATGGAACTGATGGAGAATTACAATTATGTCGTTGAAAATGATCAGGTGGACAATGCCTGTGACCGGATTGAATCCATTGTCCTTGCCGAGCACTGCAGGGTTGACCGCCTGATAGAAAAATACAAAAATATCGAAGGAGCTGATGGAAAATGATGATCTATCCATCAATTGACAATCTTCTTAAAAAAGTTAACTCAACTTATACTTTAGTATCGCTTTCAGCGAAACGTGCCCGCCAGCTGCAGGACGGGTCAGGCCATTTGATGCTCGAACATCCAAGGTCGGTAAAAGCCGTCGGCCAGGCACTTGAAGAAGTCAATGCCGGACTTCTTCATTACAAAAACTGAGGAACAGAATAAAATCTGAAAGAGCAGCAACCTGTGCAAGGTTGTTGTTTTTTACACTTTAGGAAAGTATAGAGCGACAAAATTTCAAGGAAAAAAGTGTAAGCGGCCGAACAGACATCGGATCTTCGACTAAGAACTGCACGTCCTATGCACAACGTCGAAGTCACCGCATCCTGCGGAAGTACGGTCCTGTGGCATGTTCGGCATTTGGCCATCATGGCTGTTACAACTAAGGCTCAGCCTGCGCCAGAGGCTTGGCTTTGCCAGACTTTATCATTTTAATTTTGATATACAGAAGGAAGTGGATGCTATGGCGCTTTCCGGGAAAAATATTGTCCTTGGCGTCACCGGGGGAATTGCCGCATACAAAGCGGCGGAGCTGACAAGCAGACTGGTCAAATCAGGCGCCGAAGTGCACGTTGTCATGACAGGGGCAGCAAAGCAGTTTATCGGTGCGGCAACCTTTCAGGCACTGACGCGCCATCCTGTTTATGAATCGGTATTTGTTGAAGAAAAAGATGGTCAGATTGCCCATATAGACCTTGCAGATTCGGCAGATCTTGTGATTATTGCTCCTGCAACGGCGAATACAATTGGAAAAATGGCCGCCGGTCTGTCGGACGATATGCTGACTGCGGCAGTGCTTGCCGCGCGCTGCCCGGTATGGATTGTACCGGCTATGAACGTCAATATGTACATGCATCCTGCGGTTCAAAAAAATCTCAAAACTCTTGAATCATACGGATACCGCCTGATCGGACCGGATGACGGACGGCTCGCCTGCGGTTGGACCGGGAAGGGGAGAATGACTGAACCGAAAGAGATTTTTAATGCGGTTGATCACTATTTTTCTATAGAAAATAATGTTTTACCTGCTCTGGTGGGGAAAAAGGTACTTGTGACTGCCGGACCGACAAGGGAGGCACTTGACCCGATCCGTTTCTTCAGCAACCTGTCAAGCGGCAAAATGGGGTATGCCATTGCCGAGGCTGCGGAGCGGGCAGGAGCAGACGTGATACTGATCTCCGGCCCTTCGGCGCTTGAGGATCCTTCCGGTGTTTCAGTTATTCGAGTGACTTCCGCTGAGGAAATGCGCCATGAGGTTCTCACTCGTTTCGAAAGTGCGGATGCAGTCGTCAAAGCGGCCGCAGTCGCGGATTACCGCCCTGAAGAAGTAAGCAGGAACAAAATCAAGAAGAATGACGGACCTCTGATGGTCAGGATGATTCGCAATCCGGACATTTTGCTGGAATTAGGTAGGTTGAAAAAAAATCAAATTCTTGTCGGATTCGCTGCTGAGACCGAACAGCTTGAAGAAAATGCTCTGGCTAAACTTGAGAAAAAGCATTTGGATCTGCTGGTTGCCAATCAGGCAGGTGACAGCTTCGCGAAAGATACTAATAAGGTGACTTTTTTCTTTGCGAACGGGCACCGGCAGGTTTATGAAGAAATGGAAAAAAAGCAAGTTGGAGAAAAAATTTGTGCGGCAGTATCCGGATTACTGGAAAAGAGTGAACAGCGATGATCGCCGAGGTTTACGTCGACATCCCGGCAGGTCCGGTAGACCGGCCCTTCGACTACCGGATTCCGGAAGAGTTAAGCAGCTTTATCGCGCCGGGTATGCGTGTGACCGTCCCATTCGGCAGAACAAAGCGCTTGGGTTTTGTGACTGCCCTGAAAGAATCTTCCGCATTGTCAAAGTTGAAAAATATTGATCAAGTGGTTGACCCGATCCCTGTG
This genomic window contains:
- the coaBC gene encoding bifunctional phosphopantothenoylcysteine decarboxylase/phosphopantothenate--cysteine ligase CoaBC, which produces MALSGKNIVLGVTGGIAAYKAAELTSRLVKSGAEVHVVMTGAAKQFIGAATFQALTRHPVYESVFVEEKDGQIAHIDLADSADLVIIAPATANTIGKMAAGLSDDMLTAAVLAARCPVWIVPAMNVNMYMHPAVQKNLKTLESYGYRLIGPDDGRLACGWTGKGRMTEPKEIFNAVDHYFSIENNVLPALVGKKVLVTAGPTREALDPIRFFSNLSSGKMGYAIAEAAERAGADVILISGPSALEDPSGVSVIRVTSAEEMRHEVLTRFESADAVVKAAAVADYRPEEVSRNKIKKNDGPLMVRMIRNPDILLELGRLKKNQILVGFAAETEQLEENALAKLEKKHLDLLVANQAGDSFAKDTNKVTFFFANGHRQVYEEMEKKQVGEKICAAVSGLLEKSEQR
- the gmk gene encoding guanylate kinase — its product is MSFKEKGLLVVLSGPSGVGKGTVCKALRSRGTKLQYSISVTTRKPREGEIDGIHYFFRTREQFRQMIKDEKLLEWAEYVGNLYGTPIDYVRQTLDNGQDVILEIEVQGALQVKRRFPEALFIFLAPPDLKELKKRIIGRGTEPADLIESRMTVARSEMELMENYNYVVENDQVDNACDRIESIVLAEHCRVDRLIEKYKNIEGADGK
- the rpoZ gene encoding DNA-directed RNA polymerase subunit omega encodes the protein MIYPSIDNLLKKVNSTYTLVSLSAKRARQLQDGSGHLMLEHPRSVKAVGQALEEVNAGLLHYKN